The Paenibacillus uliginis N3/975 genome has a window encoding:
- a CDS encoding ClpP family protease produces MENNSVNGRRSAFRGETELPAVPSEENKKPTVIDTIQQLGQTSVPAGGESNIFCMTIIGQIEGHIVLPPQNKTTKYEHIIPQLVAAEQNPRIEGLLIILNTVGGDVEAGLAIAEMIASLTKPTVTVVIGGGHSIGVPIAVASSYSFIAESATMTIHPIRMSGLVIGVPQTFEYMEKMQERVVRFVTSHSRITEQQFKDLMFKTGELNRDIGTAVAGIDAVKYGLMNQVGGIGQALARLNGMIGERKSVSSGGITQ; encoded by the coding sequence ATGGAAAACAACTCAGTTAACGGTAGAAGATCAGCATTTCGAGGAGAGACGGAACTTCCGGCAGTCCCATCGGAAGAGAATAAAAAACCGACGGTCATAGATACAATCCAGCAATTAGGGCAAACCAGTGTGCCCGCAGGCGGTGAGTCCAATATTTTTTGTATGACAATAATCGGTCAGATTGAAGGACATATCGTACTGCCGCCGCAAAATAAGACGACCAAATACGAGCATATCATTCCGCAATTGGTTGCTGCAGAGCAAAATCCACGGATTGAAGGACTGCTCATTATTTTGAATACGGTTGGGGGAGATGTAGAAGCAGGTCTTGCTATCGCAGAGATGATAGCCTCGCTAACGAAACCGACCGTTACCGTTGTCATTGGAGGGGGTCACAGCATCGGTGTACCGATTGCGGTAGCTTCGAGTTATTCCTTCATCGCTGAAAGTGCGACGATGACGATTCATCCGATCCGGATGAGCGGGCTGGTCATAGGGGTACCGCAGACTTTTGAATATATGGAGAAAATGCAGGAGCGGGTCGTCCGTTTTGTGACATCCCATTCCAGAATCACTGAACAACAATTCAAAGATTTGATGTTTAAAACGGGCGAGTTGAACCGGGATATCGGTACAGCTGTGGCAGGTATAGACGCTGTGAAATACGGATTAATGAATCAAGTGGGCGGAATCGGACAGGCTTTGGCTAGATTGAACGGGATGATTGGAGAACGGAAAAGTGTTAGTTCAGGAGGTATTACCCAATGA
- a CDS encoding YlzJ-like family protein, whose protein sequence is MTLYTVMPHEVIWMEETQLHQPAQTMDLQIGSLLMQVEVLSDNKAKIIRLLSCELGDYLNPLYAPGSTISFVPVIEQNRAKV, encoded by the coding sequence ATGACGCTATACACCGTGATGCCGCATGAAGTGATCTGGATGGAAGAAACTCAGCTTCATCAACCGGCTCAAACGATGGACCTCCAAATTGGCAGCCTGCTTATGCAGGTCGAAGTGCTGAGTGACAACAAGGCAAAAATAATACGATTGCTAAGTTGTGAGCTTGGGGATTATTTAAATCCGCTTTATGCTCCTGGCAGTACCATTTCGTTCGTTCCTGTCATTGAACAAAATAGGGCTAAAGTCTGA
- a CDS encoding FtsK/SpoIIIE family DNA translocase: MASGVTLLAKRKRKKRAVFASVLKYEIYGIILMTLSVIALSGEAPVGRSLSKMSGYLLGKYYFVIPLIGIYYGLMVMIHRKWPKRWNSRRTGVLLLVLSLTLMSSISGLEPKLAPIGQLNSGNVLTQIHSDLQGELLHGKTDGNHPVMGRDISGGYAGALQFSLLLMFFGGIGARLIMIVMLFISFMLITNLSYVDLMRMLRTRLVNASGHLQKKMQGRQTKAKASASKAERKKPQSLPVYEDEDDDSDDLDDVDMSLSRRKSPVFFQLFGNKGSKSKNKAEQAAQDSVVTSGKGGPAAMGVAGFPGMDPVEDHSFDYDMPGDASIQSPAPTSPIIRDFFEQVKHEDVVEEEEPDEMDSAHLQETATDGAPEGAGEMEPGMAEHASKPVSGHTSEGEEGPESTPLTPPPPPPKPYKLPPFRLLSKPNNGGKLGDQNDYMQTARKLEATLESFGVRAKVLEVVRGPSVTRYEIQPDIGVKVSRIVSLTDDIALALAAKDIRMEAPIPGKSAIGIEVPNNEVSIVTMREVMETPMFHDAQSKLSIAFGRDISGQTIVGNLARMPHLLVAGATGSGKSVCINGIITSILYKAKPDEVKFLMVDPKMVELNVYNGIPHLMAPVVTDPKRASLALKKIVVEMEKRYELFSKSGTRNIEGYNTLMKDNPSAVLPYIVVIVDELADLMMVAAHDVEEAITRLAQMARAAGIHLIIATQRPSVDVITGVIKANIPSRIAFGVSSQVDSRTILDMAGAEKLLGRGDMLFMPMGSSKPVRVQGAFMSDQEVENIVGFVRDQGQAEYDESLVPEIDESSTSDDEVLDELYDQAIGIILEAKQASVSLLQRRMRVGYTRAARLIDSMEARGVIGPYEGSKPREVLMSMEQYQQSRVSS, from the coding sequence ATGGCTTCGGGGGTGACACTATTGGCAAAACGCAAGCGAAAGAAAAGGGCTGTATTTGCCTCGGTCCTAAAGTATGAAATATATGGAATAATACTGATGACACTCTCGGTGATTGCATTATCCGGAGAGGCACCGGTAGGACGCTCCTTATCTAAAATGTCAGGATACCTGCTGGGCAAATACTATTTTGTAATCCCCCTGATCGGAATTTATTACGGATTAATGGTGATGATTCACCGGAAATGGCCCAAGCGCTGGAACAGCCGTAGAACCGGGGTGCTTCTGCTAGTCCTGTCCCTGACCTTGATGAGCAGTATTAGTGGATTGGAGCCGAAGCTGGCCCCGATTGGGCAACTGAACTCGGGTAATGTGCTTACCCAGATACATAGCGATTTACAAGGTGAGCTTTTGCATGGTAAAACGGACGGAAACCATCCGGTGATGGGAAGGGATATTAGCGGAGGCTATGCAGGTGCATTGCAGTTTTCTCTCCTGCTTATGTTTTTTGGCGGAATTGGTGCCCGTCTCATTATGATTGTCATGCTGTTCATTAGCTTTATGCTGATCACAAATCTGTCATATGTGGATCTTATGCGTATGCTCCGTACCCGCTTAGTCAATGCAAGTGGACATCTACAGAAGAAAATGCAGGGACGCCAGACCAAGGCTAAAGCTTCAGCTTCGAAGGCTGAACGAAAGAAGCCGCAGAGTCTTCCGGTGTATGAGGATGAAGATGATGACAGTGATGATCTGGATGATGTTGATATGTCGTTGTCCAGACGAAAATCGCCAGTATTCTTCCAACTATTTGGTAACAAGGGCTCTAAGTCTAAGAATAAGGCAGAACAAGCGGCTCAGGACAGCGTTGTGACTTCGGGCAAGGGCGGTCCAGCTGCCATGGGAGTAGCAGGCTTTCCTGGCATGGATCCGGTAGAAGATCACTCATTCGATTATGACATGCCGGGGGATGCGAGTATACAATCACCGGCTCCGACCTCACCCATTATTCGGGATTTCTTCGAGCAGGTTAAGCATGAAGATGTAGTGGAGGAAGAGGAACCGGATGAAATGGACTCTGCACATCTCCAAGAGACTGCAACGGATGGTGCACCTGAAGGCGCTGGAGAGATGGAACCGGGAATGGCAGAACATGCCTCGAAACCCGTTTCAGGACATACCTCTGAAGGAGAGGAGGGCCCAGAGAGCACTCCTCTCACACCGCCACCGCCTCCACCGAAACCTTATAAGCTTCCTCCGTTCCGTTTGCTCTCCAAGCCTAACAACGGCGGTAAGCTGGGGGACCAGAATGACTACATGCAGACAGCCCGTAAGCTTGAAGCTACTCTTGAAAGCTTCGGCGTCCGTGCTAAAGTGTTGGAGGTTGTTCGTGGCCCATCTGTAACCCGGTATGAGATTCAGCCGGATATCGGAGTGAAAGTCAGCCGGATTGTAAGTTTAACGGATGACATTGCACTTGCCCTTGCAGCCAAGGACATCCGTATGGAGGCGCCGATACCAGGCAAATCAGCAATTGGTATCGAGGTACCGAACAATGAGGTATCTATAGTAACGATGCGGGAAGTAATGGAGACGCCGATGTTCCATGATGCACAGTCTAAGCTGTCCATTGCTTTCGGACGTGACATTTCTGGACAGACTATTGTCGGGAACCTTGCCCGAATGCCCCATCTGCTTGTAGCTGGTGCGACAGGCTCCGGTAAGTCAGTATGTATTAATGGGATTATCACAAGCATTCTGTATAAAGCCAAGCCGGATGAAGTGAAATTTCTAATGGTCGATCCCAAAATGGTCGAGTTGAATGTGTACAACGGAATTCCTCATCTGATGGCTCCAGTGGTGACCGATCCTAAACGGGCTTCACTGGCTCTCAAGAAGATCGTGGTTGAAATGGAAAAACGTTATGAATTGTTTTCCAAATCGGGTACACGGAATATTGAAGGCTATAACACACTGATGAAAGATAATCCGTCGGCGGTATTGCCTTACATTGTCGTTATCGTGGACGAGCTTGCCGACCTGATGATGGTCGCAGCACATGATGTGGAGGAGGCGATAACCCGTCTCGCTCAAATGGCGCGTGCGGCGGGTATCCATCTGATTATTGCCACTCAGCGTCCTTCTGTAGACGTCATTACGGGTGTCATCAAGGCGAATATTCCTTCCCGGATCGCGTTCGGTGTATCGTCACAGGTCGATTCCAGAACGATTCTGGATATGGCCGGAGCAGAAAAGTTACTCGGCCGGGGTGATATGCTGTTCATGCCAATGGGATCATCAAAGCCTGTTCGGGTTCAAGGCGCATTTATGAGTGATCAGGAAGTGGAGAATATTGTAGGCTTTGTCCGTGATCAAGGGCAGGCGGAATATGATGAGTCTCTTGTTCCTGAAATAGATGAATCCTCAACTTCCGATGATGAGGTGCTGGATGAACTGTATGATCAGGCGATAGGTATTATTTTGGAAGCGAAGCAGGCATCGGTATCTCTGCTGCAGCGGCGTATGCGTGTCGGGTACACCCGTGCTGCACGGTTGATCGATTCAATGGAAGCCAGAGGGGTTATCGGTCCTTACGAGGGCAGTAAGCCGCGGGAGGTTCTCATGTCGATGGAACAATATCAGCAGAGTCGAGTCAGTTCATAA
- the sleB gene encoding spore cortex-lytic enzyme: MKNAKIWLLTGVVVLITASIFSQAKVTSKTESTPLTQEALPTFSQAIVKFGSTGEDVYELQGRLKHLGFYHGKIDSVFGSKTRGSVKWFQSEFGMKVDGIVGPKVKLKLYNATKDWRPTEPKLHEGGAANTGKKKEDAKLSSANPMGLSDNDLKIMANAVYGEARGEPFEGQVAVAAVILNRVKSPSFPNTPSGVIFQPRAFTAVADGQIWLEPNETAKKAVLQALNGWDPSGGCLYYFNPKTATSEWIWTRPQVKTIGQHIFCM; the protein is encoded by the coding sequence ATGAAAAACGCAAAGATTTGGCTACTTACCGGTGTCGTGGTGTTGATAACGGCGTCTATTTTCTCCCAGGCAAAGGTCACATCGAAAACCGAAAGTACTCCACTCACGCAGGAAGCCTTGCCGACTTTCAGCCAGGCTATTGTGAAATTCGGTTCCACCGGTGAGGATGTATATGAGCTACAGGGACGACTAAAGCATTTAGGGTTTTATCACGGTAAAATTGATAGTGTTTTTGGCTCTAAGACACGAGGTTCTGTCAAATGGTTTCAATCCGAGTTCGGTATGAAGGTTGATGGTATTGTTGGTCCTAAGGTAAAACTTAAGTTGTACAATGCTACGAAAGACTGGCGTCCAACAGAGCCTAAGCTTCATGAAGGCGGGGCTGCTAACACAGGCAAAAAGAAAGAGGATGCTAAGCTTTCTTCTGCCAATCCGATGGGATTGTCAGACAATGATCTGAAAATTATGGCGAATGCCGTCTATGGTGAAGCCCGCGGTGAACCGTTTGAAGGACAGGTTGCGGTTGCTGCTGTCATACTTAACCGTGTCAAATCACCGAGCTTTCCAAACACACCATCAGGTGTTATTTTCCAACCTCGAGCATTCACAGCTGTAGCTGACGGACAAATCTGGCTGGAGCCGAACGAAACTGCCAAAAAAGCGGTTCTCCAGGCTTTAAATGGCTGGGATCCTTCGGGAGGATGTCTCTATTACTTCAACCCGAAAACGGCTACTTCTGAGTGGATATGGACCCGTCCTCAAGTGAAAACCATAGGACAGCATATTTTCTGTATGTAA
- the yfmF gene encoding EF-P 5-aminopentanol modification-associated protein YfmF codes for MTTRTGFEHGTAGGIRIHVLPTRRFKTFAISLYAGSPLDENTVTTTALTPFVLRRGTVSYPETRAFRERLEQLYGAGFGFDVYKRGDNQIVHFRMDTINDSFVQSPESLLKSSFAFLGEALTAPTLENGVFRTSYVQTERDTVRKKLESIVNDKIRYAAERCIEVMCRNEPYRLHPLGQRKDLDGITAESLYEAYRKWLNEAVFDLYVVGDTSIDEVKKLVEEHFTMDRSSTAEYTASVVRSDSSEPQTVVEKLDINQGKLNLGLRSKITYSDKDYAAALMYNGILGGYPHSKLFVNVREKESLAYYASSRYDGHKGIATIQSGIEIQNYEKAVDIIRKQLDDMASGVISDNEMTQTKAMIRNVIKEMQDSAFELIAYDFNRQLSGKERTAEELLEQVGNISAADVTRAASAFSLDTIYFLKGQKEE; via the coding sequence TTGACGACGAGAACGGGATTTGAACACGGTACGGCTGGCGGTATCCGGATTCATGTGCTGCCGACCCGCCGCTTCAAAACATTCGCAATTTCGCTGTATGCGGGAAGTCCACTGGATGAGAACACAGTGACGACAACGGCGCTGACACCGTTTGTGCTGCGGAGAGGTACGGTTTCCTATCCGGAGACCCGGGCCTTCCGGGAGCGGCTTGAACAACTGTATGGAGCAGGTTTCGGATTTGATGTTTATAAACGCGGAGATAACCAAATTGTTCATTTTCGAATGGACACAATCAACGATTCATTTGTTCAGAGTCCGGAGAGCCTTTTGAAATCGTCTTTTGCTTTTTTGGGCGAAGCTCTCACTGCACCAACTCTTGAGAATGGAGTATTTCGTACTTCCTATGTTCAGACGGAGCGGGACACCGTACGCAAAAAACTGGAAAGCATTGTGAATGACAAAATCCGCTATGCGGCCGAGCGTTGTATTGAGGTTATGTGCAGAAATGAGCCTTACCGGCTCCATCCTCTGGGTCAGCGTAAAGATTTAGACGGTATTACGGCGGAAAGTCTGTATGAAGCTTACCGCAAATGGCTGAACGAAGCCGTATTTGATCTTTACGTTGTCGGTGATACGTCCATCGACGAAGTGAAAAAGCTTGTTGAAGAGCATTTTACCATGGATCGCTCTAGTACAGCAGAATATACGGCTTCCGTTGTTCGTTCGGACTCTTCCGAACCACAGACGGTTGTCGAGAAGCTCGATATTAATCAAGGTAAGCTGAATCTTGGTCTGCGCAGCAAAATTACGTATAGCGACAAAGATTACGCAGCAGCCTTGATGTACAACGGAATTTTGGGTGGATACCCTCATTCCAAGCTGTTTGTGAATGTCCGGGAGAAGGAAAGTCTGGCGTATTACGCATCATCCCGTTATGACGGCCACAAAGGTATCGCGACGATTCAATCGGGTATCGAGATCCAGAATTACGAAAAAGCGGTTGATATTATCCGGAAACAGTTAGACGACATGGCCTCAGGTGTCATATCGGACAATGAAATGACACAGACCAAGGCTATGATTCGGAATGTGATTAAAGAAATGCAGGATTCGGCCTTTGAGTTAATCGCTTATGATTTTAACCGTCAGCTGTCCGGTAAGGAGCGTACTGCGGAGGAACTTCTAGAGCAGGTGGGAAATATTTCAGCAGCAGACGTTACACGCGCCGCATCCGCATTTTCGCTGGATACGATTTATTTCCTGAAAGGTCAAAAGGAGGAATAG
- the yfmH gene encoding EF-P 5-aminopentanol modification-associated protein YfmH has translation MQSIHYENLQETLYYEVLDNGLHVYVLPKPGFQKTYATFATKYGSVDNHFRVEGEPEIRVPDGIAHFLEHKMFEEPEGDIFAKFASNGASANAFTSFDQTVYLFSATENIMVNLETLIDFVQNPYFTDQNVEKEKGIIGQEINMYQDNPDWRVYFGLIEAMYKVHPVHIDIAGTVKSIGTIMKEDLYTCYNAFYHPSNMLLFIVGGVNPEETISMVKANQAGKNYEKQGEIERLFDQEPLEVAEKRKVSRLAVSLPKCLFGFKEKSTGLAGEDQLRLDLTTKLMLDLLFGSSTELYQKLYDEDLISDNFSHEFNSSPQYAFSAAGGDTRDPEQLLERIREEVERLKQNGFNQSDFERARKKKMGGYLRMLNSPENIAHEFTRYQFRGSNLFSVLPVYESITLEDVNRRLQEHVDWNQLSVSLVVSPE, from the coding sequence GTGCAAAGCATTCATTATGAGAACCTGCAGGAAACGTTGTATTATGAAGTGCTGGATAACGGACTGCACGTGTATGTGCTACCAAAGCCCGGATTCCAAAAAACATACGCAACGTTTGCCACGAAATACGGTTCTGTAGACAATCATTTTCGCGTAGAGGGTGAGCCGGAAATCAGAGTTCCTGACGGCATTGCCCACTTTCTTGAGCATAAAATGTTTGAAGAGCCTGAAGGAGACATTTTCGCCAAATTTGCGTCGAATGGAGCGTCTGCGAACGCGTTTACAAGTTTTGATCAGACGGTATATCTGTTCTCTGCGACAGAGAATATTATGGTGAACCTAGAGACATTGATTGACTTTGTTCAGAACCCTTATTTTACGGACCAGAACGTGGAGAAGGAAAAAGGGATCATTGGACAGGAAATCAATATGTATCAGGACAATCCAGATTGGCGCGTCTATTTCGGGTTGATCGAAGCGATGTATAAAGTGCACCCAGTGCATATTGACATTGCGGGAACCGTCAAGTCGATTGGAACGATTATGAAAGAAGACTTATACACGTGTTACAATGCCTTTTATCATCCAAGCAATATGCTGCTGTTTATTGTCGGTGGTGTGAATCCGGAAGAGACCATCTCAATGGTGAAGGCCAATCAGGCTGGAAAAAACTACGAGAAGCAAGGGGAAATTGAGCGTCTGTTCGATCAGGAGCCGCTGGAAGTTGCTGAGAAACGTAAGGTAAGCCGGCTTGCAGTTTCCTTGCCAAAATGTCTGTTCGGCTTTAAGGAGAAGAGTACTGGCCTTGCGGGTGAAGATCAGCTTCGCCTTGATCTGACCACAAAGCTGATGCTGGATCTGCTGTTTGGTTCAAGCACAGAGCTTTATCAGAAACTCTATGACGAGGATTTGATTTCGGACAATTTTTCGCATGAATTCAATAGCTCGCCTCAGTACGCGTTCTCTGCTGCAGGTGGTGACACGAGAGACCCTGAGCAGCTTCTTGAGCGTATTCGTGAGGAAGTGGAGCGCTTGAAGCAAAACGGATTTAACCAGTCCGACTTCGAGCGGGCCCGGAAAAAGAAAATGGGTGGTTACCTGCGCATGCTTAATTCCCCAGAGAACATCGCGCATGAATTTACCAGATACCAGTTCAGAGGAAGCAACCTGTTCTCGGTTCTGCCGGTATATGAGTCCATTACACTGGAGGATGTTAACCGCAGACTGCAGGAACATGTGGACTGGAATCAGCTTTCTGTTTCCCTTGTTGTAAGTCCGGAATGA
- the ymfI gene encoding elongation factor P 5-aminopentanone reductase, whose amino-acid sequence MNNLKGEVQKPIGEMTVLITGASRGIGAAIAERFAAVGMNIIIHYMNSHEAANEVARRCMSHGSKVLTVSADLKDKEQILRMHEKLQSHGMEPDILVNNAGISHYGLLADVTEEEWDTVMSVNLKGAFLCTQAFMGRMVSQRFGRIINVSSVWGLSGASCEVLYSTSKGGLNAFTKALAKELAPSGVTVNAVAPGAVDTTMLGHLEADEIRMLEEEIPVGRLAQPDEISSLVYFLALPESGYITGQVISPNGGWVT is encoded by the coding sequence ATGAACAATCTTAAGGGAGAGGTTCAGAAACCGATTGGGGAAATGACAGTATTGATCACAGGAGCCAGCAGAGGCATTGGAGCGGCGATAGCTGAGCGTTTTGCCGCTGTCGGCATGAATATCATTATTCACTACATGAATTCTCATGAGGCCGCTAATGAGGTTGCACGCCGCTGTATGAGCCATGGATCGAAGGTATTGACAGTTTCTGCAGATCTGAAGGATAAGGAACAGATTTTGCGGATGCATGAAAAGCTGCAGAGTCATGGCATGGAGCCTGATATTTTGGTCAACAACGCGGGAATTTCACATTATGGCCTTCTGGCGGATGTGACAGAAGAAGAATGGGATACAGTCATGTCAGTCAACCTGAAAGGTGCATTCTTATGCACACAAGCTTTTATGGGAAGGATGGTTTCGCAACGATTCGGGCGGATCATCAATGTATCTTCAGTATGGGGACTTTCCGGAGCTTCATGTGAGGTGTTATATTCCACGAGCAAGGGAGGGCTTAATGCGTTCACAAAAGCGCTGGCAAAGGAACTGGCTCCTTCCGGTGTGACGGTCAATGCGGTTGCTCCGGGTGCGGTGGATACGACCATGCTCGGACATTTGGAGGCTGATGAAATTCGTATGCTGGAGGAAGAAATTCCGGTGGGACGCCTTGCGCAGCCGGATGAAATATCTTCGCTTGTTTACTTCTTGGCTTTGCCGGAGTCCGGTTACATCACGGGTCAGGTCATCAGTCCAAACGGCGGGTGGGTGACCTGA
- a CDS encoding DUF3243 domain-containing protein: MSSVLKNFDSWKKFLGERIVQAEKAGMNEDTISQLAYEIGDFLDEKVDPQNSSNRALKELWDVGNEEERRTIAHLMVKLAKSNA, encoded by the coding sequence ATGTCATCCGTACTCAAGAATTTCGATTCATGGAAAAAGTTCCTTGGTGAGCGTATCGTTCAAGCCGAGAAAGCGGGAATGAATGAAGATACCATTTCCCAGCTTGCTTATGAAATCGGCGATTTCCTTGATGAGAAAGTCGATCCTCAAAACTCTTCCAACCGTGCTCTTAAAGAGCTCTGGGATGTAGGTAATGAGGAAGAGCGCCGTACGATTGCCCATCTCATGGTCAAACTGGCTAAAAGCAACGCATAG
- a CDS encoding DUF3388 domain-containing protein: MESKQWYMEYKIHKNRPGLLGDIASMLGMMEVNILTINGVEGQTRGMLLETDDEEKIVLMGKMLNKVENITVTALRPPKLVDILAVRHGRYINRDSDDHKTFRFTRDELGLLVDFLGELFKREGNQVIGLRGMPRVGKTESIIAGSVCAMKRWTFVSSTLLRQTIRSQLSEDEMNSSNVFIIDGIVSTIRSNEKHYQLLQDIMSMESTKVIEHPDIFVRESEYSYDDFDILIELRNNPGEEIVYDTFTGSYSDDL; the protein is encoded by the coding sequence GTGGAATCTAAACAATGGTATATGGAGTATAAGATACATAAGAACCGTCCAGGTTTGCTCGGTGATATTGCTTCTATGCTCGGTATGATGGAAGTGAACATTCTGACGATCAACGGTGTTGAAGGTCAGACGAGAGGTATGCTGCTCGAAACAGATGATGAAGAGAAAATTGTATTAATGGGTAAAATGTTAAATAAAGTCGAAAATATAACGGTGACGGCTTTAAGACCGCCTAAACTGGTTGATATTTTGGCTGTCCGTCATGGCCGTTACATCAATCGCGACTCTGACGATCATAAAACTTTTCGCTTTACCCGTGACGAGCTTGGTTTACTTGTTGATTTTTTAGGTGAATTGTTCAAAAGGGAAGGAAATCAGGTTATTGGTCTTCGGGGAATGCCGCGCGTTGGCAAAACAGAATCGATTATCGCCGGCAGCGTATGTGCGATGAAACGGTGGACGTTTGTTTCCTCGACGCTGCTGAGACAAACGATTCGCAGTCAACTGTCCGAGGATGAAATGAATTCCTCCAATGTGTTTATTATTGACGGAATCGTAAGCACCATTCGTTCCAACGAGAAGCACTACCAGCTTCTTCAGGACATTATGTCGATGGAGAGCACCAAAGTGATTGAGCATCCCGATATTTTTGTACGGGAATCGGAATATTCTTATGATGATTTTGATATTTTGATTGAATTGCGAAACAATCCGGGTGAAGAAATCGTTTATGATACATTCACCGGTTCATACAGTGATGATCTGTAA
- a CDS encoding helix-turn-helix domain-containing protein, translating into MSDLGQQLREARLQKGMSLDDVQEMTKIRKRYLEAIEAGDYKVLPGSFYVRAFIKTYAEAVGLNPDELLEGHKQDVPNPQPEATMEPVIQKRAARASSDRNMSWLPTVLMWTFPILIIAVIYLYAVKSNNSAPDDTIPPTTQTDPADQGGGEQTPTPSPEGAQGEGGTDEGNVTDPGTETGEEETEPEEKPDEEQPGQVTITEDRKEGNITVFKVAAPTGTPVKVEIKATGKSWVEVYRGSNSKGEKLSFGMMEAGNEVSFDIDSQGMYVKSGYSPATAITVGGQTVTDGKSSSRLRFEPIDSSATGSDSTETEGE; encoded by the coding sequence ATGTCCGATTTGGGACAACAATTGAGGGAGGCACGTCTTCAAAAAGGGATGAGCCTTGATGATGTGCAAGAAATGACAAAAATACGTAAGCGATACTTAGAAGCCATCGAGGCAGGGGACTATAAAGTTCTCCCAGGCAGCTTTTATGTTCGGGCATTCATCAAAACCTATGCGGAAGCGGTAGGTTTAAATCCGGATGAACTGCTCGAGGGCCACAAACAAGATGTGCCCAATCCGCAGCCGGAAGCAACAATGGAGCCAGTTATTCAGAAGCGCGCCGCACGGGCGTCTTCCGATCGGAACATGAGCTGGCTTCCAACAGTATTGATGTGGACATTTCCCATATTGATTATCGCTGTTATTTATCTATATGCGGTTAAGTCTAATAATTCCGCACCGGACGACACAATTCCGCCGACAACACAGACTGATCCGGCTGACCAAGGTGGGGGAGAACAGACTCCTACGCCGAGTCCTGAAGGCGCTCAGGGCGAGGGTGGTACTGATGAAGGAAATGTAACTGATCCGGGAACTGAAACAGGCGAGGAAGAAACGGAGCCTGAAGAAAAACCGGATGAAGAGCAACCGGGCCAAGTGACTATTACAGAAGATCGCAAAGAAGGCAATATCACCGTCTTTAAAGTAGCTGCACCAACTGGAACGCCCGTAAAAGTTGAAATTAAGGCCACAGGAAAAAGCTGGGTTGAGGTTTACCGTGGATCCAACTCGAAAGGTGAAAAATTATCGTTTGGTATGATGGAAGCAGGAAACGAGGTAAGCTTTGATATCGATAGCCAGGGCATGTACGTTAAGTCAGGATATTCCCCGGCAACGGCTATTACGGTCGGGGGGCAGACGGTAACAGACGGAAAATCATCTTCACGTCTGAGGTTTGAACCGATCGATTCGAGCGCGACCGGCAGTGATAGCACCGAAACAGAAGGAGAATAG
- a CDS encoding YajQ family cyclic di-GMP-binding protein produces the protein MSSESSFDIVSKMDMQELSNAINQAEREIETRFDFKDSKSSLKLDKDALVIASEDEYKLNAVIDILQSKMVKRGLSLKNVDYGKIEPASLGTVRQRLSLKQGIDQENSKKINILIRDSKLKVKSQIQGDQIRVTGKSKNDLQAIMQLLRKADLPLDLQFTNLK, from the coding sequence ATGAGTTCTGAAAGTTCATTTGATATCGTGTCCAAGATGGACATGCAAGAATTGAGCAACGCGATCAACCAGGCGGAGCGTGAGATCGAGACCCGCTTCGACTTTAAAGACAGCAAAAGCAGCCTGAAGCTCGATAAAGACGCGCTTGTCATCGCATCTGAGGACGAATACAAGTTGAATGCGGTTATCGATATTTTACAATCCAAAATGGTGAAACGGGGATTATCCCTGAAGAATGTGGATTACGGCAAAATTGAACCTGCCTCACTCGGTACCGTCAGACAGCGTCTCTCGCTCAAGCAGGGCATCGATCAGGAGAATTCGAAAAAGATCAACATCCTGATCCGTGATTCGAAGCTGAAGGTAAAGAGCCAGATACAGGGAGACCAGATTCGAGTTACAGGCAAAAGCAAGAACGATCTTCAGGCGATTATGCAGCTGCTCCGCAAAGCGGACCTTCCGCTGGACCTGCAGTTCACTAACCTGAAATAA